Part of the Pirellulales bacterium genome is shown below.
GGGCCAGGGATCCGCTAGCGCGTCGGCGGCGGACATGTCGCCTTCGCAGTCGTCCTCGAAGTCGTCGTCGAAACGCGGCTCCTCGTCGGGCCAGTCGGATTCGATGACCGAGCCGGGGCAATAGCAGGTCGCCGCGAGGGCGCGGGACCGGACAGAACGGGGCGGCATGGCCGACCTCCTCGCAAGGTAAGTGGCGTCCCAGTCGTCACATCGGCGGCAGGTTCGAAGCGCGGCTTGCGGCCCCTGGCCTCCTCGCCGGACAGGTTTAAATTAGCACACAGCGCGACCACATACTATCCATTTGTACACTATTTTCTGACGATTATTTCCTGCCCTGGAAAACCGCGAGTTTCGCCGGCCCAAGGGACGAAAGCGCCCGAGAAGAAAGGCTCGAACGTGGCTGGGGTCGAGCGAAGCGAGCCCCCAGCGAAGCGGACGCGCGGCTCTCAGATCCCCAGCGCCGTTTGGCTCGCCCGAAAGGCTTCATACAACCGCGGGTCGTCGCTTCGCAGCGTATCGCGGGCGCCGCTGTCGAGCCGGGCGTTGGCGGCGCGGGCTTCCTCCTTCCGCCCCAATCGCTGATACGCGACGCAGAGCGCCGCGTCGACGAACGCCCGTTGCCCCGGTTCGGCGCCGGAAGCCGATACGTTCGCCTCGAGCGTCTGCAGTTCCGCGAGGGCCTTGGCAGGGTCGTCCGCTTGCAGCAGATAGAACCGCACGAGCCCCTCGCGCGCACGGTCGAGGACATAGGCGTCCTCGTCGGGAAAGTTTTCGGCGACGGCGCGCCACGCCGCCTCGCTCGGGGCGAGCTTCGCCTGAAAGATTTGCGCCCAGGCCGTATCCCGCTTCTTCACCTCGACCGCGACGGGCCCGGCCAGATAGGAGCGAGGGCGCACCATGACGGCCAACAGCACCCCGACCGCCGCGGCGGCGAGATACCACCGCCACCGGCCGCGGCCTTCCGTCCCTTGCTCGGAGAGACTGACGCTGGTCTTCATCAACTCGGCCAGCTTCGTGGCGGCAAGGCTATGGGTGGCGCTCGACTGCATCCACTCGGCGAGCGACCAATCGCCCGGACCGTCTCCCCATCCCGCGGTCACCGCTTCCTGGGCCAACGCCCGCAGATCGGCGAGCAGTTCCGCGGGGCTGCCGTAGCGGGCCTCGGGCTTCTTGGCCATCAGGCGGTGGACGACCCGCGCCATCCCGCTCGGGACGTCGTCGCGGACGTTCTCCAACGGCCGGGGAGGCGTATTGAGATGCTGCATCGCGATTGCCAGCGCAGTCTCGCCCGCGAACGGCGGCGCCCCGGCGAGCAGGCAGTAGCAAGTGACCCCCAGCGAGTAGAAATCGCTCCGGACGTCGACCGCCCGGCCCTCGATCTGCTCGGGGCTCATGTACAGCGGCGTCCCCATCGCGACGCCGACCTGGGTGAGCGTTTTCGCATCATCGCTTGCCACCCGCGCCAGGCCGAAGTCGGCGACCTTCACCTCGCCCGAGTGGCTGAGCATGATGTTCTCGGGCTTGACGTCGCGGTGGACGATCCCCAGCTCGGCCGATCGACTCAAGGCGGCGGCCACTTGCCGCAGCACGTCGAGCACCAGCCGCGGCTGCAGGGCGCCCTCGCGGCGCACGAGTTCGGCGAGGTTCTTCCCACGCACGTACTCCTGGGCGATGAACCGCACCCCCTCGGCCTGACCGACTTCGTAGATCTGCACGATGTTGGCGTGCACGAGCGCCGCGGCGGCTCGGGCCTCGTTGAGAAACCGCTCGACGAACACGGCGTCGCCGGCCAGCGCCGCGGGCAGGACCTTCAGCGCCACTTGCCGGCCGAGCGAAAGCTGCTCGGCCAAGTAGACCTCGGCCATCCCCCCGGCGCCGATCTTGCGCAACACCCGATAGTCGCCAAGTTGGCGACCGACGAGTTCGGCAGGTTTCGAATGCGGATCGGGCATGCCGAGTTTGCGTTCACCACCAAGGCACGAAGCACGCCAAGGGGCTTCCAACGCACAACCTGCGTGCGTTTCGTGCCTTGGCGGTTGCATTTCACAAACTGGCCGACGAACTGGCCGGCTGAGGCCAGTCGAGCGAGCGGAGGACCCGGCCGGCGGCCTCGGATTTGTTGAGCACGTAAAAATGGATCCCCGGCACGCCGGCAGCCAGCAGATCGGCGGTTTGTCGGGTCGCGAATTCGACCCCCGCGTCGAACTGCGCCGCCGCGTCGTCGCCGCACCGGTCGAGTTCGGCCACGAACTTCGGGGGAAGCTTGGCCCCGCACAGCGAGGCGATTCGCTGGATCTGCGCTCCGTTGGTCACCGGCAACAGCCCCGGGACGATCGGCGTCGCGATCCCCAGCTTGGCGCAGGCGTCGCGGAAGCGATAAAAGTCGTCGTTGTCGTAGAACAACTGCGTGATCACCACGTCGGCCCCGGCGGCGCACTTGCGGGCCAAGTTCGCCAAGTCGGCCTCCATGCTGGGGGCCTCCTGGTGCTTCTCCGGGTAGCCTCCCACCGCGATTCCCATTTGCGGAAACTCGCTGCGAATGAACTCGACCAGCTCGTTCGCGTAGGAAAACCCGCCGGCGACCGGACGGAACGTCGACTCTCCCTTGGGCGGATCGCCGCGCAACGCGACGACGTTCTCCACCCCCAGATCCAGCGCCCGGCGAAGGTACGACCGCAACTCGTCGGCAGTGCAGCCGACGCACGTCAGGTGGGTCGCCACAGGAAGACGGTGCTCGCGCCGCACGCCGCCGATGACCTCGAGCGTGCGATCCTGCGTCGAGCCGCCGGCGCCGTAGGTGCACGTGACGTAGCTGGGGGAAAACCGCATCAGCTCGGCCACATGATGCGACAGTGCGGCGACCCCCTCGGCCGTCTTGGGGGGAAAGAGTTCAAAGGAAAGCCCGAAGCGGCCCGGGCCGTAGGCGGCGGCAAGGTTGGTCATAGCACAGGTGCGAAGGAAACGAACGTGCGGCGTCGACGGTTGTGATTGTTCGCCGAACGCCCGCAGCCGGCAAACTGACTCCAAATCGCCCAAATTCCGCGACCGCTCGGCCGCGGCGGGCTCTCGATTTACTCTACGGCGGCGAGCGCAGCTCCGCAATTGCGACCCGTGGACCCGAACGAGCCGCGCGAGCAGGGCTTTTCACCACGGAGCCGGCGATCGACCACAGAGGCGCCGGAGAGCGAAGGGAAAGTGACAAACCTGCCACAAGCTGCCAAGTTGAGATCGCCATTCAGGGAGTCAACGGCAACGCAACAGGGAGCGGACGACGCGAACGGTCGATTCGATGCGGCCATGCACCGCAACGAGCCGTCTTGCGGCCGGGCCTTTCGCCTCCTGCCGTCGCTGCCGGCCAAGATAGCAAGCGGTCGACTGCCAAGAATCGATAGCCGAGGCGACTCCATCGCGGGAAACCCTGAAGCGGACACTCTCTGTCCCAAGCGTGCCTTCGTGGCGAATCGACGGCGCCCGCGATGGCGGTCGAGTCGCCTGAATCGCCCCGCCGCCCCGCCGCGGGGGCTTGGAAAATCCCGTCGCACCGCCGGAACGATCCGCTATAATCGCGCTGTTCGCGGCATCGCCGGCGCGGAAGGCCGACCGATCCGCACACGCCGAGGCGGCACGATTTGACAGTAGGTCGACCGAGATCCAGGGCCGGCGAATCGCCGGTTCTCGGATCGTCGTCCCCGCAACCGCGAGGCGCTCTCCCGCTGGAGCGCCTCGATCGGTCCCGCCCCGGCAGCCCCCGGCTCGCCCCTCACGAAGGAAAGTCGCCCGATGAGCCAAACCGAGCTCCCCCCCTCCGCCGCCCCCGCCGATTCCACCCGCTCGTACTGGACCGACGTCACGCCTCAGGCCTTGTACGACAAGTGCATGACCGTGGCTCGCAACTTGTGGTGGAGTTGGCACCCCGAGGTGATCAACCTCTTCCGCGATCTCGATCCGGTGCGGTGGCGGCAGCTCGATCATAACCCGATCGCGCTCTTGTCGGAGATGACCCCCGAGCAACTCGCCCAGCGGGCTTCGGAGATGGTCCTCTACACGCGCATCAACCAGGCGCATCGCCGGCTCAACGAGTACCTTAACAACACGAACACGACGTGGGGCGCCCGGCACGCCGGCGTGCTGGGCTCGATGCCCGTTGCCTACTTCTCCGCCGAGTTCGGCATTCACGAATCGGTGCCGATCTACAGCGGCGGCCTGGGGGTCCTCTCGGGCGACCACATCAAAAGCGCCAGCGGATTGAACGTGCCGCTGGTGGCGATCGGCCTGTTTTACGACCAAGGCTACTTCAAGCAGCAACTCAACACCGAGGGGTGGCAGCAGGAGGAGTATCTCAACACGAACGTGGAAGAGATGCCCATGGAGCCCGCTCGCGACCCCAAGGGCCGGCCGATCACGATCGAGATCGACACCCGCGATGGTCGGCTGCTGGCCAAAGTGTGGCTGATGCGCGTCGGGCGAATCAAGCTGTACCTGCTCGACTGCGACGTCGAGGGAAATCGCCCCGAAGATCGCGAGCTCACCTCCCGACTGTACGGCGGCGACACCCGCACCCGCATTCGCCAGGAACTGGTCCTGGGGGTCGGCGGCGTCAAGGCGCTGCGGGCGATGGGAATCACCCCGGGGGTCTACCATCTCAACGAAGGGCACAGCGCGTTCGCTACGCTCGAGGTGATGCGCGAGCGGATGCACGACGACGGCTTGCCGTTCGACGAAGCCCTGCGCGAGGTGGCCCGCCGCACCGTTTTCACGACGCACACTCCCGTCCCCGCCGGGCACGATCGGTTCGACGGCAAGCTGATGGAGGAGCATCTCGGCCCGCTTCGCGAGAAGCTCGGCATCTCGTACGAGCAGCTCATGGGCCTGGGCCGCGTCGAGCCGCAAAACGAAGGCGAGACCTTCTGCATGACCGTGCTGGGGCTCAAGCTCTCGCGCCGCGCCAATGCGGTCAGCAACCTGCACGGCCACGTCTCGCGCCGCATGTGGGCCAATCTCTGGCCCTGGCGGGTCGAGGAGGAGATCCCCATCGGCCACATCACCAACGGGGTGCACATCCCGTCGTGGCTCGCCTATCCCATGGCCCAGTTGTACGACAAGTACCTGGGGACCGAGTGGCACATTCGCATGGGCGAACCGGGGGTGTTCGAAGGGGTCTACAACATCGACCCGGGCGAGTTCTGGGAAACGCACAACGCCCTGAAGAGCCGCCTGCTGGAGTTCGTCCGTCGCCGGATCAGCCGGCAGTGCCGGCGTCGCAACGAGGACGAGTCGCTGATCGAAGCGGCCCGCAACGTGCTCGATCCCAACGCGCTGACGATCGGCTTCGCGCGGCGCTTCGCCACCTACAAGCGGGCGAACCTGTTCATCCGCGACATCGAGACGATTTGCGAACTTCTGGACGACGGCAATCGCCCCGTGCAGTTCATCTTCGCCGGCAAGGCCCACCCCGCCGACGAGCCGGGCAAGAAGTTCATTCAGGAGATCGCCAACCTGCGGCACGACAGTCGGCTCAAGGACCGGATCGTGTTCATCGAGGACTACGACATCAACGTCGCTCGGCACCTGATCCAGGGAGTCGACGTCTGGATGAACAATCCGCGCCGACCGTTGGAAGCCTCCGGCACTTCGGGGCAGAAGGTCGTGCTCAACGGGGGACTCAATTTCTCGATTCTCGACGGCTGGTGGGCCGAGGCCTACAACGGCAAGAACGGCTTCGCCATCGGCG
Proteins encoded:
- the glgP gene encoding alpha-glucan family phosphorylase encodes the protein MSQTELPPSAAPADSTRSYWTDVTPQALYDKCMTVARNLWWSWHPEVINLFRDLDPVRWRQLDHNPIALLSEMTPEQLAQRASEMVLYTRINQAHRRLNEYLNNTNTTWGARHAGVLGSMPVAYFSAEFGIHESVPIYSGGLGVLSGDHIKSASGLNVPLVAIGLFYDQGYFKQQLNTEGWQQEEYLNTNVEEMPMEPARDPKGRPITIEIDTRDGRLLAKVWLMRVGRIKLYLLDCDVEGNRPEDRELTSRLYGGDTRTRIRQELVLGVGGVKALRAMGITPGVYHLNEGHSAFATLEVMRERMHDDGLPFDEALREVARRTVFTTHTPVPAGHDRFDGKLMEEHLGPLREKLGISYEQLMGLGRVEPQNEGETFCMTVLGLKLSRRANAVSNLHGHVSRRMWANLWPWRVEEEIPIGHITNGVHIPSWLAYPMAQLYDKYLGTEWHIRMGEPGVFEGVYNIDPGEFWETHNALKSRLLEFVRRRISRQCRRRNEDESLIEAARNVLDPNALTIGFARRFATYKRANLFIRDIETICELLDDGNRPVQFIFAGKAHPADEPGKKFIQEIANLRHDSRLKDRIVFIEDYDINVARHLIQGVDVWMNNPRRPLEASGTSGQKVVLNGGLNFSILDGWWAEAYNGKNGFAIGDGKAHIDVEKNDQRDAEDLSRVLSEEVVPLFYDRDAFGLPLKWIDRVFNSIATLGAQFSAHRMVIDYTEKAYLIAAGGVTSEMTQR
- the metF gene encoding methylenetetrahydrofolate reductase [NAD(P)H], whose protein sequence is MTNLAAAYGPGRFGLSFELFPPKTAEGVAALSHHVAELMRFSPSYVTCTYGAGGSTQDRTLEVIGGVRREHRLPVATHLTCVGCTADELRSYLRRALDLGVENVVALRGDPPKGESTFRPVAGGFSYANELVEFIRSEFPQMGIAVGGYPEKHQEAPSMEADLANLARKCAAGADVVITQLFYDNDDFYRFRDACAKLGIATPIVPGLLPVTNGAQIQRIASLCGAKLPPKFVAELDRCGDDAAAQFDAGVEFATRQTADLLAAGVPGIHFYVLNKSEAAGRVLRSLDWPQPASSSASL
- a CDS encoding serine/threonine protein kinase, with the protein product MPDPHSKPAELVGRQLGDYRVLRKIGAGGMAEVYLAEQLSLGRQVALKVLPAALAGDAVFVERFLNEARAAAALVHANIVQIYEVGQAEGVRFIAQEYVRGKNLAELVRREGALQPRLVLDVLRQVAAALSRSAELGIVHRDVKPENIMLSHSGEVKVADFGLARVASDDAKTLTQVGVAMGTPLYMSPEQIEGRAVDVRSDFYSLGVTCYCLLAGAPPFAGETALAIAMQHLNTPPRPLENVRDDVPSGMARVVHRLMAKKPEARYGSPAELLADLRALAQEAVTAGWGDGPGDWSLAEWMQSSATHSLAATKLAELMKTSVSLSEQGTEGRGRWRWYLAAAAVGVLLAVMVRPRSYLAGPVAVEVKKRDTAWAQIFQAKLAPSEAAWRAVAENFPDEDAYVLDRAREGLVRFYLLQADDPAKALAELQTLEANVSASGAEPGQRAFVDAALCVAYQRLGRKEEARAANARLDSGARDTLRSDDPRLYEAFRASQTALGI